A stretch of Brassica rapa cultivar Chiifu-401-42 chromosome A08, CAAS_Brap_v3.01, whole genome shotgun sequence DNA encodes these proteins:
- the LOC103836298 gene encoding F-box/LRR-repeat protein At2g40920, with the protein MCLSTETPELPMHVVTDEILTRLPAKSLMRFKCVSKLWLSLIRSRYFSNRFSKVPSPRLYMCLWDQATIGDNETYTLAPLDTRPSTSTFVVDDNLPDPAIGGYILQNLGGFMIYVYRREPHIYNPATGQLVGFPLRSSDHIIVPPGGEKVVTYYFGYDPLSHKYKAVSLISVFLEETKQVISSVNYIFSQKNKLGYWNKAALTPTDFCPHMPSKGGISIDAIIYYLALVDRDRFVVVSFDIRSEEFNMIQVPKLHEDAPVDTPDLTLLELGGKATLCDPTNLRDKGVLALWTVEDVRSKKWLCKSLVLKPSQLPLVDSITFRVKGTTQNGKVFLIPKDFLSPFHILSYDMQNNDMRKIEIKGIPDVWFNMGEEADLHFDVMFMDQSESPIYIDFLSCFDWGDGD; encoded by the coding sequence ATGTGCTTGTCTACGGAGACACCGGAGCTTCCTATGCATGTGGTAACGGATGAGATTCTCACGAGATTGCCTGCTAAATCTCTGATGAGATTCAAGTGCGTTTCAAAGCTCTGGTTATCGCTCATCCGCTCACGTTATTTCTCCAACCGTTTCTCAAAGGTCCCATCCCCTCGTCTTTACATGTGTTTATGGGATCAAGCCACCATTGGTGACAATGAAACATACACATTGGCTCCTCTAGACACTCGGCCTTCAACGTCCACCTTTGTTGTTGACGACAATCTGCCCGACCCAGCGATTGGAGGTTACATCTTACAAAATCTTGGTGGCTTCATGATCTACGTCTATAGGAGAGAGCCCCATATCTATAACCCTGCCACCGGACAATTGGTAGGCTTCCCCTTAAGAAGTTCCGACCACATCATCGTACCTCCAGGAGGAGAAAAGGTCGTCACCTATTATTTCGGATACGACCCACTTAGCCACAAGTACAAAGCGGTCTCCTTGATTAGCGTATTCTTAGAAGAAACTAAACAAGTCATAAGTTCAGTGAATTATATCTTTAGCCAAAAAAATAAACTAGGTTATTGGAACAAGGCTGCTCTAACTCCAACGGACTTTTGTCCTCACATGCCTTCCAAAGGAGGAATCTCTATCGATGCAATTATTTATTACTTGGCTTTGGTGGATAGAGATCGATTTGTGGTTGTTAGTTTCGACATTAGATCTGAAGAGTTCAACATGATCCAAGTACCCAAGCTGCATGAAGATGCCCCGGTAGATACTCCAGATCTGACTCTTTTGGAGCTTGGAGGAAAAGCAACTCTATGTGACCCAACCAATCTTAGAGACAAGGGTGTCTTGGCCTTATGGACCGTGGAAGATGTCAGGAGCAAGAAATGGTTGTGCAAGAGTTTGGTTTTGAAGCCTTCTCAGCTGCCTTTAGTCGACAGCATTACATTCAGGGTAAAAGGTACAACTCAAAACGGCAAGGTTTTCCTGATACCAAAGGattttctttctccttttcaCATTCTCTCTTATGATATGCAAAACAATGATATGAGAAAGATTGAGATCAAAGGTATACCGGACGTCTGGTTTAATATGGGCGAAGAAGCTGACCTACATTTTGATGTGATGTTTATGGACCAGAGTGAGAGCCCAATATATATTGATTTCCTGTCCTGTTTTGACTGGGGAGATGGAGATTGA
- the LOC103836242 gene encoding syntaxin-125, translated as MNDLFSNSFKRNQAQFGDVEAGQETMNLDKFFEDVENVKDDMKGVETFYKKLQDSNEECKTVHNAKKVKELRAKMDADVGQVLKRVKIIKQKLEALEKANANSRNVPGCGPGSSTDRTRSSVVSGLGKKLKDLMDSFQSLRARMNDEYKETVERRYFTITGEQADEQTIDNLIASGESENFLQKAIQEQGRGQIMDTISEIQERHDAVKEIEKNLLELHQVFLDMAALVEAQGQQLNNIESHVAKASSFVRRGTDQLQDAREYQKSSRKWTCYAIILFIVVFILLLIPALPHIMLMLK; from the exons ATGAATGATTTATTCTCAAATTCTTTTAAGAGGAACCAAGCTCAGTTCGGGGATGTTGAAGCAGGTCAAGAAACGATGAACCTCGACAAATTCTTTGAGGACGTCGAGAATGTGAAAGATGACATGAAAGGAGTCGAGACTTTTTACAAGAAGCTTCAGGACTCGAACGAAGAGTGCAAGACGGTGCACAATGCCAAGAAGGTCAAGGAGCTACGAGCTAAGATGGACGCTGACGTAGGTCAGGTCCTTAAGAGAGTCAAAATCATTAAGCAGAAGCTAGAAGCCTTAGAGAAAGCCAACGCTAATAGCCGTAATGTCCCGGGTTGTGGACCCGGTTCATCTACGGATAGGACTCGGTCCTCGGTGGTTAGTGGTCTTGGGAAGAAGCTCAAGGACTTGATGGATAGTTTCCAAAGCCTACGTGCACGGATGAATGATGAGTATAAAGAAACCGTAGAGCGCAG GTATTTCACAATAACAGGAGAACAAGCAGACGAGCAAACAATAGATAACTTGATTGCAAGCGGTGAGAGTGAAAACTTTCTCCAAAAAGCGATTCAAGAGCAAGGAAGAGGTCAAATCATGGACACTATATCTGAGATCCAAGAAAGACATGATGCAGTGAAGGAGATTGAGAAGAATCTACTTGAGTTGCACCAAGTTTTCTTGGACATGGCGGCTCTAGTGGAAGCGCAAGGGCAACAACTGAACAATATAGAGAGTCATGTGGCTAAGGCGAGCTCGTTTGTAAGAAGAGGGACTGATCAACTCCAAGACGCGAGGGAGTACCAAAAGAGCTCGAGAAAATGGACTTGTTACGCTATTATTCTCTTCATCGTTGTGTTTATCCTCCTCCTTATTCCTGCTCTTCCCCATATTATGCTCATGTTGAAATGA
- the LOC103836243 gene encoding transmembrane protein 184C, producing MVDLSTLSPSEITVMGSVFCVLLSMHFTMQLISQHLFYWKNPKEQRAILIIVLMAPVYSISSFLGLLDAKGSKPFFMFLVAVKDCYEALVIAKFLALMYSYLNISMSGQIIPDEIKGREIHHSFPVTLFVPRTTHLDHSTLTQLKHWTWQFCVIRPVCSFLMISLQLLGVYPPWLSWIFTVVLNVSVYLALYSLVKFFHVFAKELEPHKPLTKFMCIQGIVFFCFWQGVVLEVLVGLGLIKSHHFWLEVEQLGEALQNVLVVLEMIVFSVMQQYAFHVAPYSGETEAKMRMNKRD from the exons ATGGTTGACTTGTCTACACTATCTCCTTCGGAGATCACGGTGATGGGATCCGTGTTCTGCGTCTTGCTCTCGATGCACTTCACGATGCAGCTCATATCACAGCACCTCTTCTACTGGAAGAACCCTAAAGAGCAGAGAGCCATTCTCATCATTGTCCTCATGGCTCCTGTTTACTCTATCAGCTCCTTCTTGGGCTTGCTTGATGCCAAAGGAAGCAAACCCTTCTTCATGTTCCTAGTCGCCGTTAAAGATTGCTATGAGGCACTT GTCATTGCTAAGTTCTTGGCGTTGATGTATAGCTACCTCAACATATCCATGAGTGGACAGATCATCCCTGATGAGATCAAAGGGAGAGAGATCCACCACTCGTTTCCAGTGACTCTATTCGTTCCTCGGACAACACATTTGGATCACAGCACGCTGACGCAGCTCAAGCATTGGACGTGGCAGTTCTGTGTTATCCGCCCTGTGTGTTCTTTCTTGATGATATCACTGCAGCTTCTCGGGGTTTATCCACCGTGGCTGAGCTGGATCTTCACCGTTGTTCTAAACGTTTCGGTGTACTTGGCTTTGTATTCTTTGGTGAagttttttcatgtttttgctAAAGAGTTGGAGCCTCATAAGCCGCTTACGAAGTTCATGTGCATTCAAGGGATAGTCTTCTTCTGCTTTTGGCAG GGAGTAGTGCTGGAGGTATTGGTGGGGTTGGGGTTGATAAAGTCGCATCACTTCTGGTTGGAGGTGGAGCAGCTTGGGGAAGCTCTGCAAAACGTGCTTGtggttcttgagatgattgtgTTCTCCGTTATGCAGCAATACGCTTTCCACGTTGCTCCTTATAGTGGTGAAACGGAAGCTAAGATGAGAATGAACAAGAGAGATTGA